From the Syngnathus typhle isolate RoL2023-S1 ecotype Sweden linkage group LG22, RoL_Styp_1.0, whole genome shotgun sequence genome, the window TTTAGAATTTTAACCGGCGCCGGTTCATCTTTCGTTTTTGCATTTTTGAATTGGTGGAGGTGGATGGGAtgactttttcatttttaattgataTCAAAATGCCTTTTGTCTCTTTTGTGGTACGCTGGCGTCCGTCCAGTCTTCATCAACCAATTAATTAAGTCTTGAGAAATAATAAAGGGAAACACCGCAACATCTGAGAGCGGCTTTTGGATTTTGACATCACCACTTCTCATGAATGCTTCTAATTGATTTCATCAAAATAACAAACAgcttgcttcatttttttttaagtgtaatTTAAGATCAAATGTACAATtaacttttttaattaaaatatgtCAAATGGCCCTTTTTCTATTCCTGACAAATTTTGgaccttttttgtgtgtgtgtaaggttTGAATTGTAattcaagaaaaaaaggctCGGCTTTCTCTCTTATTTGTGATGGCAGAAGCTGACCTTGGACTCCAAAATGGACGGGCGTCCTCCCGCTGCCCCCACCATCAAGGAGGAGGACAAGGAGCTGCCCCCGGGGGCCGAGTACCTGAGCTCCCGCTGCGTCCTCTTCACCTATTTCCACGGCGACATCAGCGCCGTCGTCGACCAACACTTTAGCCGTGCGCTCAGCCACGCCTCCTCCTTCTACCCCCCCGGGGGCCACAAGACCCTCAAAGGTATGCGcttgtaaaaaaaatccaaacaaagtgAGCAAAACGCGCTTGTCCTTTCAGACGCCTCGTTCCCGATGAGCCAGCGGAATTTCCCGCCGTCTTTCTGGAATAGTTCCTATCAGTCGTCGAGCGCTCTGTCGGCCCCCCACTCGGACCTGGCCTTCTCCGGGGGCGACCCTTACGCGCTCCACGGCCACCTGCACCAGCCCGGCCCGCCTGACGCCTGGCACCCGTCCCACCCGCATCACCCCTACTCGTTCGGCGGCGGCCTCGGCACGCAGGGCTCGCCGTACCCGCGGCCCGCCGTGCACGAGGTGTACGGCGCCGCCTTCGATCCGCGCTACGGCTCGCTGCTGGTGCCCTCCGTCAGGTCGCACCACCGCCTGGCGGCCAGCGGAGGCTCGGCGGCGCACGCCGGCGCCTCGCCGTGCGACCTGGCCGGCGGGAAAGGCGAGTCGGGGGGCTGGAGCGGGACTTTCTCCGCCGTTGGAGAGATTGGACTCAACATGGACGCAGGTGAGGGAGGCACTTTTGAAATGGCGGCGGCGCTTTTGACGCTTTGACTGTCCTCGCAGGTCTGCAGACGCAGGACAAGAGCAAGGACTTGTACTGGTTCTAGACGCTTTGGCAAGAATAGCGCACCTGACTGGGCCGACGGCGCCAAAGCAA encodes:
- the vgll2a gene encoding transcription cofactor vestigial-like protein 2a; amino-acid sequence: MSCLDVMYQVLAAQPYFSPYTPPHHQHHQKLTLDSKMDGRPPAAPTIKEEDKELPPGAEYLSSRCVLFTYFHGDISAVVDQHFSRALSHASSFYPPGGHKTLKDASFPMSQRNFPPSFWNSSYQSSSALSAPHSDLAFSGGDPYALHGHLHQPGPPDAWHPSHPHHPYSFGGGLGTQGSPYPRPAVHEVYGAAFDPRYGSLLVPSVRSHHRLAASGGSAAHAGASPCDLAGGKGESGGWSGTFSAVGEIGLNMDAGLQTQDKSKDLYWF